The stretch of DNA TCCCATTCTTTCGATAATAGCAGAAGTTTCTTGACTAACTGTAAAAATAAAACTTGAAAAAATAGATAAAATTAAAATAACCAATGTCCCATAAAATAATAGAATAAAGATGCTCATAATATAATTAATAATTATAGTAATCCTAGTTCTAAACGAGCTTCTTCACTCATAAATTCTCTACTCCAAGGTGGATCAAATGTTAACACAACATCAACATTTCTTACATCTTTTACAATAGATTGAATTTTTTCTTTTACTTCCAAAGGTAAACTTTCCGCTACTGGACAATTTATAGTAGTTAAAGTCATTACTACTTTAACATCTTTATTATGAGAAATTTTAATATCATAAATCAAACCTAATTCATAAATATCTACAGATATTTCAGGATCATATATATTTTTTAATACAGAAATAATTTTATTTTCTAAATTATTTTCATTCATTTTATTTTTTTAATTTAAAGGATTTCCAAATTTATCAAAATAACGGATAGGAATTCCCAATTTTTTTATTTTTGGAAAGATTTCAGTAGATTTACCAACAATTATAATTCTTTTATTAGGAAATAATTTTTCATTATTACATGATTTATAGACATCATCTATAGTTACAGATTTAATGTTATTTAAATAATTTTTATAAAATCCTTTTGGAAGTTCATTTTTTAATTCACAAATAAAAAGATCGCTAACTCTATTTAGATCTTCTAAATCAAGAATAAATTGACCACTTATTTCATTTTTTTTAATGTTTAATTCTTCTGAAGAAACTTTATCCTTTGCCATATTGGAAATTTCTTTTAAAATATCTTTTATAGCTTCATCTGTAACCTCATTTCTTACTTGAGTATAAACTGAAAAACATCCTATATATTTATCAGATTTTAATATAGAATACGCTCCATAAGTGTATGCTTTTTTTTCTCTTAAATTCAAAAATAAACGACTTTGAGC from Blattabacterium cuenoti encodes:
- a CDS encoding iron-sulfur cluster assembly protein; translated protein: MNENNLENKIISVLKNIYDPEISVDIYELGLIYDIKISHNKDVKVVMTLTTINCPVAESLPLEVKEKIQSIVKDVRNVDVVLTFDPPWSREFMSEEARLELGLL